The genomic segment ACGAAATCAGTAATTTTATGGGAGGCTTCGCAACTGCTGCTGAAGATGCCGGCTTTCTGAAAGAACTTAAATTACTCTTTCGTCGTAATCTCCAGCTCTGCTGGACAATTATTATCGCTTTTTTCCTCATAACTGGCATTTCCTCCTACCTGCTCATGAACCTCAAAGACAAGAACATTTCTCTCGCTGAAGCGGTTTTAAAACTGGAAAAGACCGGCAGAGAACTACAGGATTCAGTACACAAAGAGAAAAGGCTTAATACTGAACTTAAGGAAAGGGAATTAAGCATTGCAAAAAACCTTATGCTCTACCCTGTTTTCTTCAGCTCCCCCGCCCAGTCATCTCAGCAGGCCTTGGAAATTTATAAGCGTCAGAAATCTGCAAAATATTTCCATAAAGAAATATTTATGATCTACATGATCAGACAGGATTTTGAATCGATCTTAAAGGAAGAGATTAAGGCCCCGTACGAGCTCATACGCATAGCTCAACAATTTAATAAAATGCCCAAAAGACCTGATGGCTTACTTAAAGATCGCATGGATTTTATAAACTTACTACATTCCGTCAATAAGCTACCAGATAACTTTGTGGAATTTAAACAGCAATTCATGGAAAGAGCCGTGTGTTATCGCAACGATGTCGAAAAACCCATTACCATGAGCCATAACGTCGTCAAACAAATTATAAAAACATGGAATCCGAACTGGGACCTCAATAAGATAGATTATAATTTAGAAAAAATGACTCTCCTATTAAGAGGAGAAAAATTAACTCGGCTTAACAATGAAGATCCTTGGTCATCACGGCTGTGTTTTTTACGATTCCTCAAAATCAATCATCTCGATCTCAAGCATACAGGAATCAATTCCCTTAGCAACATAAGGGGAATGGAAGTCGAAAGTGTTGATGTACGTTTTACCCCTGTTTACGATTTACACCCCCATGAATCCACAAGAGATATTAATGTGGCCATCATTAGACCTGGCCAATTTAACGAAGACGCGCTCAGTCATTTACCCCCTGCAGTAAAAATTATTGAAAAAAAGTAACTTATCCATTAAGGTTTGTAATACGACTTGATATCTGTCTGTGAATTAACGCTAAATTATGGGTTATAAATAATGAAAAACAAACATTTCACATTGATTGAATTACTCGTCGTCATTGCTATCATTGGTATCCTTGCTTCACTTCTATTACCAAGTCTTGGAAAAGCTAGAAAGACATCAAAAACAGTGGTATCAAAAAATAATTTAAAACAACTCTATACTGGTGTTTTAATGTATGCTGATAACTACGATGGCACTATTTGTTACCCCATCAATAATCCCTACCCAATTGCTGCTGGTTTCGTTCATTGGAGACGTCTAATTTATGAAGACATGACTGGTACTAAATTTTCATTAGACCCAAGTGCGGCCGACGAAATGGCGGTATCCAATTACGATAATTTATTAAATTGCCCGATAGTCAGAGAAAATCGTGACGAAACTATTCACAATGCTGCAGGCGAAGGCGACTACTCAATGAATCGATATTTTCAGAATGAC from the Lentisphaera araneosa HTCC2155 genome contains:
- a CDS encoding serine/threonine-protein kinase, giving the protein MSQEFPDSLDTFLFDDQDDWAEKNPLSKRDDSRYTDVILIASGGQKNIYSAHDTKLDREVALAELQEDIPEREAESFINEIFLTASFQHPNIIKILDFGIRKEDTPYFTMELMQNSTLNDYIKKQQQNSPKNLEIFLKICDAISYAHSKGVIHLDLKPANIQVGSHGEVLISDWGLSKKIEPNLKCKSKRGTPGFMAPEQVSIGALLGPATDIYSLGTLLKFLYSKTPEDKIPQSISAVIKKAMAQEANLRYSKVQELQNEISNFMGGFATAAEDAGFLKELKLLFRRNLQLCWTIIIAFFLITGISSYLLMNLKDKNISLAEAVLKLEKTGRELQDSVHKEKRLNTELKERELSIAKNLMLYPVFFSSPAQSSQQALEIYKRQKSAKYFHKEIFMIYMIRQDFESILKEEIKAPYELIRIAQQFNKMPKRPDGLLKDRMDFINLLHSVNKLPDNFVEFKQQFMERAVCYRNDVEKPITMSHNVVKQIIKTWNPNWDLNKIDYNLEKMTLLLRGEKLTRLNNEDPWSSRLCFLRFLKINHLDLKHTGINSLSNIRGMEVESVDVRFTPVYDLHPHESTRDINVAIIRPGQFNEDALSHLPPAVKIIEKK
- a CDS encoding type II secretion system protein; this encodes MKNKHFTLIELLVVIAIIGILASLLLPSLGKARKTSKTVVSKNNLKQLYTGVLMYADNYDGTICYPINNPYPIAAGFVHWRRLIYEDMTGTKFSLDPSAADEMAVSNYDNLLNCPIVRENRDETIHNAAGEGDYSMNRYFQNDTQAKLNNLTGLGKIEPFMTPGGGQANETTAAIIYSSNQLNTRTGIGYYYNGKSFGSYIDGSILDFSYSYGAYIHSDIALKQNFK